CTTTCGGAAACACCCACAACAAGCTGAAGATGAACTACTCATCGGAGCAGGAGTACCCTGACCTCAGCCAGCACAACAACCACATGGCCAAGGTGCTAACGCCCGAAATGTACGCCAGCCTGAGGGACAAGGAGACGCCCAGTGGGTTCACCCTGGACGACGTCATCCAGACTGGCGTTGACAACCCAGGTACTGACCAACCTCTAAACCAGATAACACCCCCCAACCCAGGTACCAACCTCTAAACCAGATAACACCTCTCAACCCAGGTACCAACCTCTAAACCAGATAACACTCCCCAATCCAGGTACCAACCTTCTAAACCAGATAACACCCCCAATCCAGGTACCAACCTCTAAACCAGATAACACTCCCAATCCAGGTACCAACCTCTAAACCAGATAACACTCCCAACCCAGCTACCAACCTCTTAACCAGATAACACCCTCCAGTCAGACTCGATATGTCCTTCCCCTTCACCAGACCAGGTGACCCCACCCCAGGACCAGGTGAATCTTCTAAAGACCATGAACCCCCTTTCATCAGAGCAGTAACTCTTGGTGTTGTTTGTCACCTTCAGACAGGGACGTTGTGTCCTGGGCTTCAGCTGCAGCCTGATAATTGGATTGAGTCATCAGATCAGGTTAATTTTTGCTTGTTAAATCCCTCACAGGGACGTTGTATACTTCCTGTCTGATCTCCTGATCCTCCTCATCAAATCCAACTTAATTTATTTAGCAGCGTGCTACACAGGAAACTAATTACTACATGAAcaaatgcaacaacaacaactacaaaTTAAAGTCcctcaaaaataaaactaagaAGTGCGTCACTACTGGAGGATGTCATCAGTCCAAAATGGCCACCAGTCAGGAAGCTGGTAATGAGCAGGATATGATcagccattttgtgtccctgCAGGTCACCCGTTCATCATGACGGTGGGCTGCGTCGCTGGAGACGAGGAGACGTATGAGGTGTTCAAAGACCTGCTGGACCCAGTGATTGAAGACCGCCACGGAGGATACAAaccaacagacaaacacaagacGGACCTGAACTCCGAAAACTTGcaggtaaacaacaacaaactgaccCAAACCCCCAGTGTAATCAAtctattgtttatttattgtttctgtatcctgcagtaatcagtgtgtagctgctgccatgttgaggcagagggtactgtctgtagctctggttgagggtgagaggctgtcagcagataaacagagatctgtgtgggtacatgagaccctaaaaaagaggctggatcatggggagtaccaccagttggtccaggagcttctcctccatcatggacgtttacagtactgcacttatctgctgttttctattgagatggtgctaactgtgctttgtaaagtcgtatagctctgggtatccagcaaccactaccaccagtttctcctccgttgtttaccaactgtaaacttgttgtcatgaccaccacagaagccccgcctctcaaatcatcccattggacaatggggaaaaggGGGAGATGAGGTGGGGCACTTTTGACTAAACTGATCCTGACCAGGTGACGTGTGCAGCATCAGTTACCATGGAGATGGAGCCACCTTCATAGGACAGAAACAAACCTCACTGACACACTGATCTGACGCTGTGGTTCAGCCCTCTGGACCGACCCACAGCACAGCCAGTCAAAGGTTTTTGTCCCTTGACCAGACCGATAGTTTTGGTTCTGTGAGCTGATTGGATGAACACAGCGTTGGGTTCTGCTGATCTCTGCTTATCGTCTGCGTTTCAGGGTGGAGACGACCTGGATCCAAACTACGTTCTGAGCTCTCGGGTCCGGACAGGACGGAGCATCCGCGGCTTCTGTCTGCCGCCGCACTGCAGCCGCGGAGAACGCCGCGCCATCGAAAACCTCTCCATTGAAAgtatgacatcacttcctgtgtgctgCAGTGTCAGTGTGCCCCCTGGCTGCAGACAGATGTGTTACACTTTAATGTCTGACAAGTTTCAGCTCAGTGATCAGAGGCAGTGCAGATGAAATATTTCCCACAGTTCAACATGTTTTCTAAATGTGATCATGACGAAGACGTTTATTTCAGTTCTCTCATTTAGAACTAACTTTCTCATAACTTCCTGTGAAGCCTCCAGGATGTGACCTGGTGATAATCAGCTGACTGGTGATCTTTTAACACCATATACCATCTTTCTTTCCGATGACATGAGTCAAATGAAGTTCagctgaactcagatcagtttgaCTTCAGCAGATGAGGAAGACAAAAAGCCAGTAAGGGGACATTGAGTCAGGactgagcagcagagcagagaatgACTGTGGATCAGTTCTCTCATGACGTGATGACGGGTGGTTAAACTTTAAACTAACTGTCGTGTCATCAACAGTCTCACCTCAAACACTGATGTTATTGtaatatataatgatgaagaggaggaggaggagcggtCAGGACGCAGAGACACAGTTTAAAACTCCGTCCGTCTGCTCTTTATTTAGATGTTTTCCCATCATGCCTCAGTGAGCAGATCAGACTGTTATATAACTGTGAGCTCTGTGTCGTCCTGCTGAGACTCTTAATGAGCGTCAGAGACCTCCCGCACATTctgaggagacacacacacacacacacacacacacacacacagattctgtTATAAAGAGATGTTTTACaagatattttatattttccataTTTCATATATcgttatatattttatatttatttaattcgtTACAACAGGAAACTCTTTTCTTGTAAAaagacttttctttttacagtgtaacAGATAATTAGTTAATTACTTTTTGTTGTGACATCATGTGTTTATGTGATGTCATAACGTGAACATAACatgtaaaaccataaaaaatgtCTTGTTATAACGTCGTCATCAGATATCCATCAGGTTGTTTGTGACACACTGAGTTGacatgatgataataaaaataacgaCACACTTTGGAAACTGAAACTCAGTCATGTGCTCTGAATAACAGACTCCCTAGTTACCATAGCAACAGAGCGAAGTCAGGTAATTTGATTCGTAATAATTAAACATTTCCTCTGTGATCAGGAAACTTCAGAACTTTAAtctgaaaatcatttttgtcTCACCTGTGACTTCCTGCAGGTCTGGACCTCCTGGACGGAGACTTGAAGGGAAAGTACTACGCTCTGAAGAACATGacggaggaggagcagcagcagctgatcgATGACCACTTCCTGTTCGACAAGCCCGTGTCCCCCCTGCTGCTGGCGTCCGGCATGGCCCGCGACTGGCCCGACGGCCGCGGCATCTGGTCAGTACGACCTGCTGCGACCCCGAGTCTGAACATTCAAAGCAAACGTGTTACATCACCGTCTGCAGAGACTGAATCTGTGACGTGTTATTATAACCTTACATTATGACGGCCTGACTGACCTCCTGTTGCGTCTCAGCTTCCTGTCCCTGCGTCGTTAACCCTCCGCTCTCGCCTGCAGGCACAACGACAACAAGACCTTCCTGGTGTGGGTGAACGAGGAGGACCACCTGCGTGTCATCAGCATGCAGAAAGGAGGCAACATGAGGGAGGTGTTCACCCGCTTCTGCACCGGACTCACCAAGGTACGCACCTGAACGCTGTCGAGACACagcagtgtgacatcatcatggtGTTCACCGCCTgcccctcttcttcctctct
The sequence above is drawn from the Epinephelus moara isolate mb chromosome 12, YSFRI_EMoa_1.0, whole genome shotgun sequence genome and encodes:
- the ckbb gene encoding creatine kinase, brain b, yielding MPFGNTHNKLKMNYSSEQEYPDLSQHNNHMAKVLTPEMYASLRDKETPSGFTLDDVIQTGVDNPGHPFIMTVGCVAGDEETYEVFKDLLDPVIEDRHGGYKPTDKHKTDLNSENLQGGDDLDPNYVLSSRVRTGRSIRGFCLPPHCSRGERRAIENLSIESLDLLDGDLKGKYYALKNMTEEEQQQLIDDHFLFDKPVSPLLLASGMARDWPDGRGIWHNDNKTFLVWVNEEDHLRVISMQKGGNMREVFTRFCTGLTKIEGLFKERGHEFMWNEHLGYVLTCPSNLGTGLRAGVHVKLPNLSKNDKFGEILKRLRLQKRGTGGVDTAAVGGVFDISNADRLGFSEVELVQMVVDGVNLLVDMEKRLEGGESIDDLMPEQK